A window of the Sandaracinaceae bacterium genome harbors these coding sequences:
- a CDS encoding glutaminyl-peptide cyclotransferase, whose product MALGAVLLVLGAVVYQVRQREGEAAAQGTVVQVAAREERPATSPGVPPGAAANTPERLRVHVLRRLPHDPLAFTQGLFVHSDGRVFESTGLNGRSSVREVVLETGEVSRKRDVDARYFAEGLALVGDRLLQLTWQDGVAFEYDLETFAPRRELHYTGEGWGLCYDAGQDRLVMSDGSNRLVFRDPATFDARGEVRVTRSGRPQRMLNELECVDGVVYANVWQTDEIVRIDPSDGEVTAVIDARGLLTPEERRTTDVLNGIAYLPESGHFLITGKEWPAMFEVTFSPASAPAAAP is encoded by the coding sequence ATGGCCCTGGGCGCCGTCCTGCTCGTGCTCGGCGCGGTGGTGTATCAGGTGCGGCAGCGCGAAGGCGAAGCCGCCGCACAGGGTACCGTCGTGCAGGTCGCAGCCCGGGAGGAGCGCCCCGCCACGAGTCCAGGTGTGCCTCCCGGGGCCGCGGCGAACACGCCCGAGCGGCTACGCGTCCACGTGCTCCGGCGCCTGCCTCACGACCCTTTGGCCTTTACGCAAGGGCTGTTCGTCCACAGCGACGGACGCGTCTTCGAGAGCACGGGTCTGAACGGGCGCTCGTCGGTGCGCGAGGTGGTGCTCGAGACGGGCGAGGTCTCACGCAAGCGTGACGTGGACGCACGGTACTTCGCCGAGGGGCTCGCGCTGGTCGGTGACCGCCTGCTGCAGCTGACGTGGCAGGACGGCGTGGCGTTCGAGTACGACCTCGAGACCTTCGCGCCCCGGCGCGAGCTCCACTACACCGGGGAAGGCTGGGGCCTGTGCTACGACGCGGGGCAGGACCGCCTGGTCATGAGCGACGGCTCGAACCGCCTGGTGTTCCGTGACCCCGCCACCTTCGACGCGCGCGGCGAGGTGCGCGTCACGCGCAGCGGCCGGCCCCAGCGTATGCTGAACGAGCTCGAGTGCGTGGACGGCGTGGTCTACGCGAACGTCTGGCAGACCGACGAGATCGTCCGCATCGACCCCAGCGATGGGGAGGTCACGGCGGTGATCGACGCGCGCGGCCTGCTGACCCCCGAGGAGCGACGCACCACGGACGTGCTCAACGGCATCGCCTACCTGCCCGAGAGCGGACACTTCCTCATCACCGGCAAGGAGTGGCCCGCCATGTTCGAGGTGACGTTCAGCCCCGCGAGTGCCCCAGCCGCCGCTCCATGA
- a CDS encoding glutathione S-transferase N-terminal domain-containing protein yields the protein MGRHKSAVNSSIAASSVRQWYGSMVLGRLPVPPGTLTLFDAEGDADSRLVREALTELDVDLRIVPVPEGGQRHRGALVALGGGSARVPLLHDAGADVVAQGKGAILRHLFVTYRPDDPRVPLRYRFGATSSKLATRVRKGRGLRATEGRPAAQDLELYSFESSPFSRLVRERLTELELAYLLHNLGKEQRADIGPAGKTLTFGKPYAPVPGGKREKLLARGGRIQVPYLIDPNTSTALYESRAILEYLDRTYAR from the coding sequence ATGGGACGACACAAGAGCGCAGTGAACAGCTCCATCGCCGCCTCGAGCGTGCGGCAGTGGTACGGCAGCATGGTGTTGGGCAGGCTCCCGGTCCCCCCAGGCACGCTCACGTTGTTCGACGCCGAGGGAGACGCCGACAGCCGGCTCGTGCGTGAAGCGCTGACCGAGCTGGACGTGGACCTGCGCATCGTGCCCGTGCCGGAGGGGGGGCAGCGCCACCGCGGCGCGCTCGTAGCCCTGGGGGGCGGGAGCGCTCGCGTACCCCTCTTGCACGACGCCGGAGCGGACGTGGTGGCGCAGGGCAAGGGCGCCATCTTGCGGCACCTCTTCGTGACGTATCGGCCAGACGACCCGCGCGTGCCGTTGCGCTATCGCTTCGGAGCTACCAGCTCCAAGCTGGCGACGCGCGTCCGCAAGGGCCGCGGCCTGCGCGCCACCGAGGGGCGGCCCGCCGCGCAGGACCTCGAGCTGTACAGCTTCGAGTCGAGTCCCTTCAGTCGCCTGGTGCGTGAGCGCCTGACCGAGCTGGAGCTGGCCTATCTCCTGCACAACCTGGGGAAGGAGCAGCGCGCCGACATCGGCCCTGCGGGGAAGACCCTGACGTTCGGCAAGCCATACGCGCCCGTGCCGGGGGGGAAGCGCGAAAAGCTGCTCGCGCGGGGCGGTCGAATCCAGGTTCCCTATCTGATCGACCCCAACACATCGACGGCGCTCTACGAGTCGCGGGCCATCCTCGAGTACCTCGACCGAACCTACGCTCGCTGA
- a CDS encoding carboxypeptidase regulatory-like domain-containing protein has protein sequence METSLVLAAMGRRLRPSLAGVLLLCPSLIQLGCGSDAPSMRPIAEGDPCEGPVVFAEGDDGHAEPLAVRPDEVRAGRLDLEHLPDDPRGLNTYRARDFVLANEHVALIVEDVRPSDHFHEEGGMIVGLGRMRDGRIVDVADYGELVPTMGLYAIHPESATVLQAGGRGRTAVVRVVGTMRSFAFLPDLFQIILRGNHDGWQVAIDYSLDAGAEFAEVTIHAANASDAVATVVSNALFAVQANRMPVFAPTVGADTQSGEFPYLVFVDDEGTSYAWESPAGVIDTLLSVSNLQFYAGPRYELPACSVHSEVVGRVHIGEQGFDSVLASIARTRGETLRSVAVHVTDADGAGLEGARVHVQTGAGDYVTRAVTDANGDAQVHLPDGEHQLEAYLDGFGRSGAVDVAAEATSVAVAYPAVGTLTVAARVPGTDDALPARVAIAPLNGSAPSTPGAWGEHLPPHGLSALAFQTLDDGHYTLPPGEYRVTVSRGYEYELHTEDVVVSAGQTTTVTADLEHVVDSSDELCGDFHIHTNRSFDAEDDAALKVRAAAAEGLEVPLRSDHEWVADFEPLIASMGLTEFLYGVVSLELTTFDYGHFGVFPLEVDDAAHNNGAVDWVGRSPQQVFDSVHAREVDGDSPLVIANHAREGIALLGYFTAAGYDSQTNTASVPELWSADFDLLEVFNDSSFDENPSLVADWFAFLNRGTRVFAVGSSDTHQVFGIPLGYPRTCARVGTDEPTALRSMGPGVLRDAMAAGHSVVNGGVHVTARHASGARPGDVVTSAAADELVRVRVQAPQWVDVDTLRVYVGGTLVETITLDAGTVDPLDPVQRFDADVAVPTGGAATWAVFVAAGDTDLAPVHPGRMPFGVTNPIFFEP, from the coding sequence ATGGAAACGTCTCTCGTCCTCGCTGCCATGGGGCGCCGGCTGCGGCCGTCGCTCGCGGGCGTGCTCCTCCTCTGTCCGTCCCTGATTCAGCTGGGCTGTGGGAGCGACGCGCCCAGCATGCGGCCCATCGCCGAGGGGGATCCTTGCGAGGGACCCGTCGTGTTCGCAGAGGGCGACGATGGCCACGCCGAGCCTCTGGCCGTGCGTCCCGACGAGGTCCGCGCGGGACGGCTCGACCTCGAGCACCTCCCCGATGATCCGCGCGGCCTCAACACGTACCGGGCGCGTGACTTCGTGCTCGCGAACGAGCACGTCGCGCTGATCGTCGAAGATGTGCGCCCGTCCGACCACTTCCACGAAGAGGGTGGCATGATCGTGGGGTTGGGCCGCATGCGCGACGGTCGCATCGTCGACGTGGCCGACTACGGGGAGCTCGTGCCCACCATGGGGCTCTACGCCATCCACCCCGAGAGCGCCACCGTGCTGCAAGCCGGCGGGCGCGGGCGCACTGCCGTGGTCCGCGTCGTGGGCACGATGCGCTCCTTCGCGTTCCTGCCGGACCTGTTTCAGATCATCCTCCGCGGCAACCACGACGGTTGGCAGGTGGCCATCGACTATTCGCTCGACGCCGGGGCCGAGTTCGCCGAGGTGACCATCCACGCGGCCAACGCGAGCGACGCCGTCGCCACCGTCGTGAGCAACGCGCTCTTCGCGGTCCAGGCCAACCGCATGCCCGTCTTCGCGCCCACCGTCGGGGCCGACACACAGTCCGGTGAGTTCCCCTACCTCGTGTTCGTCGACGACGAGGGCACCAGCTACGCGTGGGAGTCGCCCGCCGGCGTGATCGACACGCTGCTCTCCGTGAGCAACCTGCAGTTCTACGCGGGCCCCCGTTACGAGCTGCCTGCGTGCTCCGTCCACAGCGAGGTGGTGGGGCGCGTCCACATCGGAGAGCAGGGCTTCGACAGCGTGCTGGCCAGCATCGCGCGGACCCGCGGGGAGACGCTGCGCTCGGTCGCGGTGCACGTCACCGACGCCGATGGCGCAGGCCTCGAGGGCGCCAGGGTGCATGTTCAGACCGGCGCGGGCGACTACGTGACCCGAGCCGTGACGGATGCGAACGGTGATGCGCAGGTTCACCTGCCTGATGGGGAGCACCAGCTCGAGGCGTACCTCGATGGCTTCGGTCGTTCGGGGGCGGTGGACGTGGCCGCCGAGGCGACGAGCGTGGCTGTCGCCTACCCCGCGGTCGGCACGCTGACCGTCGCCGCGCGGGTGCCGGGCACCGACGACGCGCTGCCAGCGCGCGTCGCCATCGCGCCGCTGAACGGCAGCGCGCCCTCGACCCCGGGCGCGTGGGGCGAGCACTTGCCCCCTCACGGCCTGTCCGCGTTGGCCTTCCAGACGCTCGACGACGGCCACTACACGCTGCCCCCTGGGGAGTATCGGGTGACGGTCTCGCGTGGCTACGAGTATGAGCTGCACACCGAGGACGTCGTCGTGAGCGCGGGCCAGACGACCACGGTCACGGCGGATCTCGAGCACGTCGTGGACTCCAGCGACGAACTCTGTGGCGACTTCCACATCCACACCAACCGCTCGTTCGACGCCGAAGACGACGCTGCGCTCAAGGTGCGAGCGGCGGCCGCCGAGGGCCTCGAGGTGCCCCTCCGCTCCGACCACGAGTGGGTGGCGGACTTCGAGCCGCTGATCGCCTCGATGGGCCTCACGGAGTTCTTGTACGGCGTGGTCTCGCTGGAGCTGACCACCTTCGACTACGGACACTTCGGAGTCTTCCCGCTCGAGGTGGACGACGCCGCGCACAACAACGGCGCCGTCGACTGGGTGGGCCGGTCGCCACAGCAGGTGTTCGACAGCGTGCACGCCCGCGAGGTGGACGGCGACTCGCCCCTCGTCATCGCCAACCACGCGCGCGAGGGCATCGCGCTGCTCGGGTACTTCACGGCAGCGGGCTACGACTCGCAGACCAACACGGCGTCCGTCCCCGAGCTGTGGAGCGCGGACTTCGACCTGCTCGAGGTGTTCAACGACTCGAGCTTCGACGAGAACCCGAGCCTGGTGGCCGACTGGTTCGCCTTCCTGAATCGCGGCACCCGGGTGTTCGCGGTGGGCTCGTCGGACACGCATCAGGTGTTCGGTATCCCCCTCGGCTATCCGCGCACCTGCGCGCGGGTGGGTACCGATGAGCCCACTGCGCTGCGCAGCATGGGGCCCGGGGTTCTGCGCGATGCCATGGCGGCAGGGCACAGCGTCGTCAACGGAGGCGTGCACGTCACCGCGCGGCACGCGTCCGGGGCGCGTCCCGGTGACGTGGTGACGAGCGCCGCCGCAGACGAGTTGGTCCGCGTGCGGGTGCAGGCGCCTCAGTGGGTCGACGTGGACACGTTGCGCGTCTACGTCGGCGGCACGCTGGTCGAGACCATCACGCTGGACGCGGGCACGGTGGATCCTCTCGACCCCGTGCAGCGCTTCGACGCGGACGTGGCGGTCCCGACGGGCGGGGCGGCGACCTGGGCGGTCTTCGTGGCGGCTGGAGACACGGACCTGGCGCCCGTGCATCCGGGGCGCATGCCTTTCGGAGTGACCAACCCTATCTTCTTCGAGCCGTGA
- a CDS encoding alpha/beta fold hydrolase: protein MTRSPMTTLALPSAQLHALTWGTSRPDAPVALLLHGFPDIPLSWEPVALRLAERGLRVVAPYLPGYHPSPAPRSGDLLEITDRVLEACRVLSPDRPLYLVGHDFGAVVTYALTARAPSRFRACSAMSVPHIRAFLVNGLTSPAQLRRSWYMGFFQLVPLANAVVPRDDYAFIKRLWRVWSPGYTLPEAHFDELRACFDASMPQPLAWYRPQSGVTGASLRDLPGVLRLLSTPIRVPTLYLHGEDDGCIGPAMMRGQRRFFASDFSEDVVSSAGHFLQLEQPARVSARLLEFFGRYPL, encoded by the coding sequence GTGACCCGCTCCCCCATGACCACCCTGGCCCTCCCCAGCGCCCAGCTGCACGCTCTCACGTGGGGCACGTCCCGCCCAGACGCCCCCGTCGCCCTGCTCCTGCACGGATTTCCCGACATCCCGCTCAGCTGGGAGCCCGTGGCTCTGCGGCTGGCGGAGCGGGGCCTGCGCGTGGTGGCTCCGTACCTCCCTGGCTACCACCCGTCGCCGGCCCCACGCAGCGGTGACCTGCTGGAGATCACGGATCGCGTCCTCGAGGCCTGCCGCGTGCTGTCGCCGGACCGCCCGCTCTACCTGGTCGGGCACGACTTCGGGGCGGTGGTCACGTACGCCCTCACGGCGCGTGCCCCGTCGCGTTTTCGCGCGTGCTCCGCGATGTCCGTGCCGCACATCCGGGCCTTCCTGGTGAACGGCTTGACCAGCCCCGCGCAGCTTCGGCGCAGCTGGTACATGGGCTTCTTCCAGCTGGTGCCGCTCGCCAACGCCGTGGTCCCGCGCGACGACTACGCCTTCATCAAGCGACTGTGGCGCGTCTGGTCGCCCGGCTACACGCTCCCGGAGGCCCACTTCGACGAGCTGCGGGCATGCTTCGATGCCTCCATGCCGCAGCCGCTCGCCTGGTATCGCCCGCAGTCGGGGGTGACCGGCGCTTCGTTGCGCGACCTCCCTGGCGTCCTGCGCCTGCTCTCGACCCCCATCCGGGTCCCAACGCTCTACCTGCATGGCGAGGACGACGGCTGCATCGGCCCCGCCATGATGCGCGGGCAACGACGCTTCTTTGCGTCGGACTTCAGCGAGGACGTCGTGTCTTCGGCGGGGCACTTCTTGCAGCTCGAGCAGCCGGCGCGGGTGAGCGCCCGCCTCCTCGAATTCTTCGGTCGCTATCCTCTCTGA
- a CDS encoding MASE1 domain-containing protein: MFAGYVVGGVLGLRLSSVVDAVTLVWPPTGIAIAAVVVYGRAMVPVVWLGALAVNLLARTDPRGALFIATGNALEALCAGYLLQRTGFSGRFDVRREVRDYAALASLLAPLASALVGASALVVSSAVTPSDWPRVLALWWAGDATGALIVGPLALTWLRPGRRVPAGHWGVAVLLIVCASVVAFGTPGVPVEFQSALLLLPIMALAWAALELGPRGAATGCALVCSLAVAGTAIAHGPLASPGGALAPGPLWLFMTSAGVLSLLLTSLNAERGTAEAATRASQARFASAFDHAPIGMAILGSDGAVVDANPQMARMLATTTAAMVGQPVTSWLETPIDAVREATAAARPLDPPPCVSVVDARGQTRSWNARVTAVPLGREEQALLLQAEDVTDAQANAASLRALNEQLVHAQRMDSVGNLAGGIAHDFNNLLQAIGANLELARLEGTKGSVRAQALSGASDAVQRAATLTSRLLAFSHRSPVQRVPVDLNKTLARARDMLARLLPEDVTLDVQLESEPAYALADETQLEQVLMNLCVNARDAMPAGGRITLRLSQTEDRIVLSACDEGPGIPADLRARVFEPFFTTKERGRGTGFGLSIVFGIVRAHDGDIRIEDAPGGGACVRISLPRTDERPVETERPPRASTSAPLRVLMAEDEPLVRNALVQMLEGEGHTVLAAEDGAAALERFSQEQGSVDVLLFDVRMPRMTGPAALRAIRARERHFPAVLMSGYSGDELDVGSGDLASVELLEKPFELSALNAALTRATRGHARQTLQPTAQRG, encoded by the coding sequence GTGTTCGCCGGCTACGTCGTGGGCGGCGTGCTCGGGCTGCGTCTGTCGTCCGTGGTCGATGCGGTGACCCTCGTCTGGCCGCCGACCGGCATCGCCATCGCTGCGGTCGTCGTGTACGGCCGCGCCATGGTCCCCGTGGTGTGGCTCGGGGCGCTCGCCGTCAACCTGCTGGCTCGCACGGATCCGCGCGGTGCGCTGTTCATCGCGACCGGCAACGCGCTCGAGGCCCTGTGTGCTGGCTACCTGCTACAGCGCACCGGCTTCTCAGGGCGCTTCGACGTCCGGCGCGAGGTGCGGGACTACGCGGCGCTCGCGTCCCTCCTCGCGCCCCTCGCGTCGGCGCTGGTCGGCGCCTCGGCCCTGGTGGTGAGCAGCGCCGTCACGCCGAGCGACTGGCCCCGGGTGCTCGCGCTGTGGTGGGCTGGTGATGCGACGGGCGCGCTCATCGTGGGCCCTCTCGCGCTGACCTGGCTGCGCCCAGGCCGGCGCGTCCCTGCGGGTCACTGGGGCGTGGCGGTGCTCTTGATCGTATGCGCGTCGGTCGTGGCGTTCGGGACCCCTGGGGTTCCAGTCGAGTTCCAGAGCGCGCTTCTCCTGCTTCCCATCATGGCGCTGGCATGGGCCGCGCTCGAGCTGGGCCCTCGGGGCGCGGCCACGGGATGTGCGCTCGTCTGCTCGCTCGCAGTAGCCGGCACGGCCATCGCACACGGGCCCCTCGCGAGCCCTGGCGGCGCGCTGGCACCAGGCCCTCTGTGGCTGTTCATGACCTCCGCGGGCGTGCTCTCGCTGCTGCTCACGTCGCTCAACGCCGAGCGGGGCACCGCCGAGGCCGCCACCCGCGCAAGCCAGGCACGCTTCGCGAGCGCGTTCGACCACGCGCCCATCGGGATGGCCATTCTCGGCTCCGATGGAGCGGTCGTGGACGCCAACCCGCAGATGGCCCGCATGCTCGCGACCACCACGGCCGCGATGGTGGGGCAGCCGGTGACGAGCTGGCTCGAGACCCCCATCGACGCCGTGCGGGAGGCCACCGCAGCCGCCAGACCGCTCGACCCTCCGCCGTGCGTGTCCGTGGTGGACGCCCGGGGGCAGACGCGCAGCTGGAACGCGCGCGTCACCGCGGTGCCGTTGGGCCGCGAGGAGCAGGCGCTCCTCCTGCAAGCGGAGGACGTCACGGACGCGCAGGCCAACGCCGCGAGTCTCCGTGCGCTGAACGAGCAGCTCGTCCACGCCCAGCGGATGGACAGCGTGGGGAACCTCGCCGGCGGCATCGCCCACGACTTCAACAACCTGCTCCAAGCCATCGGGGCCAACCTGGAGCTGGCCCGTCTCGAGGGAACGAAGGGAAGCGTCCGGGCCCAAGCGCTGAGCGGAGCGAGCGACGCCGTCCAACGCGCCGCCACCCTCACCAGCCGCTTGTTGGCGTTCAGTCACCGGTCGCCCGTACAGCGCGTTCCGGTCGACCTGAACAAGACCCTTGCGCGCGCGCGCGACATGCTGGCCCGCCTGCTGCCGGAGGACGTGACCCTCGACGTGCAGCTCGAGTCGGAGCCCGCCTACGCGCTGGCCGACGAGACGCAGCTCGAGCAGGTGCTGATGAACCTGTGCGTGAACGCCCGCGACGCCATGCCCGCAGGGGGTCGCATCACGCTGCGCCTCTCGCAGACGGAGGACCGCATCGTACTGAGCGCCTGCGACGAGGGCCCCGGCATCCCGGCCGACCTGCGTGCGCGCGTGTTCGAGCCGTTCTTCACCACGAAGGAGCGTGGGCGCGGCACGGGCTTCGGCCTGTCCATCGTGTTCGGCATCGTGCGCGCCCACGACGGGGACATCCGCATCGAGGACGCGCCCGGCGGGGGCGCGTGCGTACGCATCTCGCTGCCTCGGACCGACGAGCGCCCCGTCGAGACCGAGCGCCCGCCGCGAGCGAGCACGAGCGCGCCGCTGCGCGTCCTCATGGCGGAGGACGAGCCCTTGGTGCGGAACGCGCTGGTGCAGATGCTCGAGGGAGAGGGCCACACCGTGCTCGCCGCAGAGGACGGCGCCGCGGCGCTGGAGCGGTTCAGTCAGGAGCAGGGAAGCGTGGACGTCCTACTCTTCGACGTACGCATGCCACGCATGACGGGCCCGGCTGCGCTCCGCGCCATCCGCGCGCGGGAACGCCACTTCCCCGCCGTCCTCATGAGCGGATACTCGGGAGACGAGCTCGACGTGGGCAGCGGCGACCTGGCGAGCGTGGAGCTGCTGGAGAAGCCCTTCGAGCTGAGCGCGCTGAACGCGGCGCTCACGCGAGCCACTCGAGGCCACGCACGCCAGACCTTGCAGCCGACCGCTCAGAGAGGATAG
- a CDS encoding TetR/AcrR family transcriptional regulator yields MSTTRRRRTKEEAREEILTAAAKRLLDAGPDALRIADVAADVGMTHPTLLHHVGSRDELLQDATAHLMQRTAARTLEAMRRAGSEQELDGFVRESLEAFRDRGRTRAVAWLALTGRLGATSKPPWQPFIAAAHAARQRRLAARARGHGRSLAASAALSPEAASSMDVPEADLGETRNTLVLAFLAVFALELIGDSVLADAGLGTDAGAPDRFLGWFASLLDKTLA; encoded by the coding sequence ATGTCGACGACGAGACGCCGCAGAACCAAGGAGGAGGCGCGCGAGGAGATCCTCACGGCGGCCGCCAAGCGCTTGCTGGACGCGGGCCCGGATGCCCTGCGCATCGCCGATGTCGCGGCGGACGTCGGCATGACCCACCCGACCCTGCTCCATCACGTGGGATCACGCGACGAGTTGCTGCAGGACGCGACGGCGCACCTGATGCAGCGCACGGCGGCGCGCACGCTCGAGGCCATGCGTCGCGCGGGGAGCGAGCAGGAACTGGACGGCTTCGTTCGCGAGAGCCTCGAGGCGTTCCGCGACCGTGGCCGTACACGTGCGGTGGCATGGTTGGCGCTGACCGGGCGCCTCGGCGCCACATCGAAACCTCCGTGGCAGCCGTTCATCGCCGCCGCCCACGCGGCTCGTCAGCGCCGCTTGGCCGCCCGGGCGCGCGGACACGGACGGAGCCTCGCGGCATCCGCGGCGCTCTCGCCGGAGGCGGCAAGCTCCATGGACGTGCCCGAGGCCGACCTCGGCGAGACGCGCAACACGCTCGTGTTGGCGTTCCTCGCGGTGTTCGCGCTGGAGCTCATCGGGGACTCCGTGTTGGCAGACGCAGGCCTCGGCACCGACGCAGGTGCACCCGACCGCTTCCTCGGCTGGTTCGCGTCGTTGCTGGACAAGACCCTCGCGTAG